The proteins below are encoded in one region of Sminthopsis crassicaudata isolate SCR6 chromosome 1, ASM4859323v1, whole genome shotgun sequence:
- the MAF1 gene encoding repressor of RNA polymerase III transcription MAF1 homolog isoform X1: MKLLENSSFEAINSQLTVETGDAHIIGRIESYSCKMAGDDKHMFKQFCQEGRPHVLEALSPPQTSGLSPSRLSKTPGGEEEGPLSDKCSRKTLFYLIATLNESFRPDYDFSTAKSHEFSREPSLNWVVNSVNCSLFSAVREDFTALKPQLWNAVDEEICLSECDIYSYNPDLDSDPFGEDGSLWSFNYFFYNKRLKRIVFFSCRSISGSTYTRSEAGHELDMDLGEEEEEEEEERGGSSSEGATEEPSTMEDRLQVICM, from the exons ATGAAGCTCTTAGAAAACTCCAGTTTTGAGGCGATCAACTCCCAACTAACTGTGGAGACAGGTGATGCTCACATCATTGGCAG GATTGAGAGTTACTCCTGTAAGATGGCAGGGGACGACAAGCATATGTTCAAGCAATTCTGCCAGGAGGGCCGGCCCCATGTACTAGAGGCTCTGTCGCCCCCCCAGACTTCTGGCCTCAGTCCCAGCAG GCTGAGCAAGACcccaggaggagaagaagaagggccACTGAGTGATAAGTGCAGCCGAAAGACCCTCTTCTATCTGATTGCCACTCTCAATGAGTCCTTCAGGCCTGATTATGACTTCAGCACTGCTAAGAGTCACGAGTTCAGCCGAGAACCAAGCCTCAATTGG GTGGTGAATTCAGTAAATTGCAGCCTGTTCTCTGCAGTTCGTGAGGACTTTACTGCTCTGAAGCCCCAGCTCTGGAATGCGGTGGATGAAGAGATTTGCCTGTCTGAGTGTGATATCTACAG CTACAATCCTGACCTGGATTCTGACCCCTTTGGTGAAGATGGCAGCCTCTGGTCCTTCAACTACTTTTTCTACAACAAGCGACTCAAGCGCATTGTTTTCTTCAGCTGCCGATCGATCAG TGGCTCCACATACACTCGATCAGAGGCTGGCCATGAATTGGACATGGActtgggagaggaggaagaggaagaggaggaagaaagagggggtaGCAGCAGCGAGGGGGCAACAGAGGAGCCCAGCACCATGGAGGACAG GCTCCAGGTGATCTGCATGTGA
- the MAF1 gene encoding repressor of RNA polymerase III transcription MAF1 homolog isoform X2 translates to MKLLENSSFEAINSQLTVETGDAHIIGRIESYSCKMAGDDKHMFKQFCQEGRPHVLEALSPPQTSGLSPSRLSKTPGGEEEGPLSDKCSRKTLFYLIATLNESFRPDYDFSTAKSHEFSREPSLNWVVNSVNCSLFSAVREDFTALKPQLWNAVDEEICLSECDIYSGSTYTRSEAGHELDMDLGEEEEEEEEERGGSSSEGATEEPSTMEDRLQVICM, encoded by the exons ATGAAGCTCTTAGAAAACTCCAGTTTTGAGGCGATCAACTCCCAACTAACTGTGGAGACAGGTGATGCTCACATCATTGGCAG GATTGAGAGTTACTCCTGTAAGATGGCAGGGGACGACAAGCATATGTTCAAGCAATTCTGCCAGGAGGGCCGGCCCCATGTACTAGAGGCTCTGTCGCCCCCCCAGACTTCTGGCCTCAGTCCCAGCAG GCTGAGCAAGACcccaggaggagaagaagaagggccACTGAGTGATAAGTGCAGCCGAAAGACCCTCTTCTATCTGATTGCCACTCTCAATGAGTCCTTCAGGCCTGATTATGACTTCAGCACTGCTAAGAGTCACGAGTTCAGCCGAGAACCAAGCCTCAATTGG GTGGTGAATTCAGTAAATTGCAGCCTGTTCTCTGCAGTTCGTGAGGACTTTACTGCTCTGAAGCCCCAGCTCTGGAATGCGGTGGATGAAGAGATTTGCCTGTCTGAGTGTGATATCTACAG TGGCTCCACATACACTCGATCAGAGGCTGGCCATGAATTGGACATGGActtgggagaggaggaagaggaagaggaggaagaaagagggggtaGCAGCAGCGAGGGGGCAACAGAGGAGCCCAGCACCATGGAGGACAG GCTCCAGGTGATCTGCATGTGA